GTTCCTGCGGGATGCCCTCACGGACCTTGGAGGGCCGCCGTACCGCGACCCCCGCGAGCTCCACCGGGGCCCCGATGCGGGCGGCGAGGTCGTCAGCGTGCGTCGTCATGATGCGCGCCACCTCTGAGCCGACCACTCCACAGCCCAGCAGCGCCACTTTCAGCGGACGCGTACGCATCATCCGACCTCGTTTCCTCATACCGTCACGGTGGGACCAGTCTCACTCACCGGACGGGAGTTTCTGCCCCTCGTCCGGATTATGAGACATCTATTTCATTTGTCCGGGGGTGGAAGACCGTAGATCTTCCAGCGCTGGTGTTTTCAGCCGACGTCGAGCCGCAGCAGGTCCTCCTCGGTCTCGCGGCGGACGATGACACGGGACGCACCGTCGTGGACGGCGACGACCGGCGGACGCAGCACATGGTTGTAGTTGCTGGCCATGGACCGGCAGTAGGCGCCCGTCGCCGGCACGGCGATCAGGTCACCCGGTGCCAGGTCGGCCGGCAGGAACGCGTCCTTGACCACGATGTCCCCGCTCTCGCAGTGCTTGCCGACGACCCGGGCGAGCATGGGCGCGGCGTCGGAGGTCCTGGACACCAGGGCGACGCTGTACTCGGCGTCGTAGAGCGCGGTGCGGATGTTGTCCGACATCCCGCCGTCGACGGAGACATAGGTGCGCAGCCCGTCGAGGGGCTTGATGGTGCCGACCTCGTAGAGCGTGAAGGCGGTGGGCCCGACGATGGCCCGCCCGGGCTCGACGGAGATGCGCGGGGTCCGCAGCCGGGCGGCGTCGCACTCACGGCTGACGATCTCGGTGAGCGCCTTGGCGATCTCGTGCGGCTCGCGGGGGTCGTCGTCGGAGGTGTACGCGATCCCGAGCCCGCCGCCGAGGTCGATCTCGGGAAGCTCGACGCCGTGCTCGTCACGGACGTCCTTGAGCAGCCCGACCACGCGGTGCGCGGCGACCTCGAAGCCGGACATGTCGAAGATCTGCGACCCGATGTGGGAGTGGATCCCGATGAGTTCGAGCGAGTCGAGCTGAAGCGCCCGCCGCACGGCCTCCGCGGCCTGCCCGCCGGCGAGCGGGATACCGAACTTCTGGTCCTCGTGGGCGGTGGCGATGAACTCGTGCGTGTGCGCCTCCACACCGACGGTGATCCGGATCTGCACGCGCTGCCGCGTGCCCAGCTCACGGGCGATGTGCGCGACCCGGACGATCTCCTGGAAGGAGTCGAGCACGATCCGCCCGACCCCTTCGGTGATCGCGCGGCGGATCTCCTCGGTGGACTTGTTGTTGCCGTGGAAGGCGATGCGGTCGGCGGGCATGCCGGCGGAGAGGGCGGTGGCGAGTTCGCCGCCGGAGCAGACGTCGAGGTTGAGCCCCTCTTCGTGCAGCCAGCGCACGACGGCGCGGGAGAGGAAGGCCTTGCCGGCGTAGAAGACGTCGGCGTCGGCCCCGAAGGCGCTGCGCCACGCACGCGCGCGTGCCCGGAAGTCGGCCTCGTCGACGATGTAGGCGGGGGTGCCGTGCTCTTCGGCGAGGGCCTTGACGTCGATCCCGCCGACGGTGACGACACCGTGCTCGTCCCGCGTGACGGTCTGGGCCCAGACCTTGGGATCGAGGGTGTTCAGGTCGGCGGGCGGGGCGGAGTAGTGGCCCTCGGGGAGAACGTCGGCGTGGCGGGGCCCGGCGGGGTGTGCGGAACGGCTCATCGTTGTCGTCTTTCAGAGGTGTTCGGGTGCGTCGATGCCGAGCAGTGTGAGGCCACCGGCCAGCACCGCCCCGACGGCTTCGGCAAGCGCGAGCCGGGCACGGTGGGCGGCCGAGGGTTTCTCCGCGCCGCGCGGAAGGACGGTGACGAGAAAGGGCAGAGCGGCATCGGCGACGGTGACGAGATGCCGGGCCAGCCGATCGGGAGCCTGCTGCGCGGCCGCACGGGCGAGGACACGGGGGTGATCGGCGAGGACGGCGTGAAGAGCCTTGAGGTCGGCTGCGTCTTGGGTCTGCTCTACGGCGGTACCGGCGGGGTGGGTGTTGGGGGGGCCGGTGAGGGGGTGGCCCGGGGTTGTGGTGTTGCCGGGCTCGGTGAGGGGGTGACCCGGGGGTGTGCGGTTGCCTGGCTCTGCGAGCGGGGGAACCGGGGTTGCGGTGTCGCCGGACTCTGCGAGCGGGGGAACTGGGGGTGAGGTGTCGCCGGACTCTGCGAGCGGGGGAACCGGGGCGGTGGGGTTGCCGGGCTCGGTGAGGGGGCGACCCGGGAGTGCGGTGTCGCCGGACTCTGCGAGGGGGTGCACCGGGGCG
Above is a window of Streptomyces griseorubiginosus DNA encoding:
- the lysA gene encoding diaminopimelate decarboxylase translates to MSRSAHPAGPRHADVLPEGHYSAPPADLNTLDPKVWAQTVTRDEHGVVTVGGIDVKALAEEHGTPAYIVDEADFRARARAWRSAFGADADVFYAGKAFLSRAVVRWLHEEGLNLDVCSGGELATALSAGMPADRIAFHGNNKSTEEIRRAITEGVGRIVLDSFQEIVRVAHIARELGTRQRVQIRITVGVEAHTHEFIATAHEDQKFGIPLAGGQAAEAVRRALQLDSLELIGIHSHIGSQIFDMSGFEVAAHRVVGLLKDVRDEHGVELPEIDLGGGLGIAYTSDDDPREPHEIAKALTEIVSRECDAARLRTPRISVEPGRAIVGPTAFTLYEVGTIKPLDGLRTYVSVDGGMSDNIRTALYDAEYSVALVSRTSDAAPMLARVVGKHCESGDIVVKDAFLPADLAPGDLIAVPATGAYCRSMASNYNHVLRPPVVAVHDGASRVIVRRETEEDLLRLDVG